In the Microcoleus sp. FACHB-831 genome, GCAAACACTTAGAGAAAAGCTACCAGACGATTTTCAGACTTCGGAGTATTTGTTAGACCACGGCTTTGTAGACGCGATCGTGCCTCGCACCCAGTTAAAGAAAACTTTGGCAAGTCTGATTCGCCTGCACCAACCGAGTCCGGCTTCCCCGATGGTCGTTCCCAGAACGGAAACAGTACACTTGGGAGCTTAAATTTAGAATGGGGATCGATCCCATCCCAAACAAGCGCGATCGCAACCGCAGGCGTACCCCAACGTGGGATGATATTCATATAAACTGGCTTCCGATCGCGCTAATGTCAGTACACAACCATGGGCTTTGCAGACCTGTCAATTGCTGAAATCGCCGCCGACTACAACCTCAGTGTAGAGGAAGTTTTCCAGCTGTGCGATCGCCTGGGAATTGCCTATAAAACCGAAAAGACCCGTCTGGCTCTGGAGGACGCAAAGGCAATTATGTCTAAAATCTTGTCTCAAAGACAGCACTCAGACACCGATGGTGGGGATAGCCTTGCCTGATAATTAGTTGTGCTTTGGGGTATAGGCAGCGATCGGAGCCTTGCTGTGTTGTGCGTTTAATAAACTAATCGCATTTTTAGGGAGAACCATGCTTAAGCGATACATCTGGCTTGCTGTGGCCACTGTATTTTTTACATTTCAACTTGTTGTCAGCAGTGCATCGGCGCTGGAACTGGATGAAGCCACCCGCACCGTGAAACTGAACGAGCAGGGCGAACAAGTCACCTTGAGCCTCAAACAAGTCAAGGAAGGCAAACGCCTGTTCAACTACGCTTGCGCTAAATGCCATACGGGGGGCGTTACCAAGACAGATTTCAACGTGGGACTAGGCCCCAATGACTTGGCTCTCGCAACTCCTCCTCGTGATAGTATCGCCTCCCTGGTGGATTACATGAAACATCCAACCACTTATGACGGGGAAACTAACATCGCTGAGCTGCACCCAGCTATCGAGAGCGCAGATATTTTTGCTGAGATGAGAAATCTCACCGAAGACGATCTGTACGCGATCGCCGGTCATATTCTCCTACAACCCAAAGTTGTGGGCGAACAGTGGGGTGGCGGTAAAGCCGTGCGCTAGTGTCTCAGTGGGGAATTCACGCAGATGTTTTCCCCAGTTAAGATAAACCACAAAGCATAGGAACTACCCCTCCTGTAGTTCCTGTGCCAACCCAAAATAATTACTGAGTATAGTGGGCTAAAAAGCTCGTTTAACTAATTTATAAACATAAAAAAATCTAAATAATATAAAATTAAGAAGTTAACTATAGATAGGGAAGAGGAAACCATGAAATTCATGGCTGCAATTTCACGAAGAATGGCTGTAGTATTGTCTGCAATCTTGTTGATAGTAGGCAGCTTTGTATTGTCAGCTTCCCCAGCAGCGGCAGAAACCTATACCGTTAAAATGGGGTCGGATAACGGGGGACTGAAGTTTGTACCCGCTAATGTGACAATTAAGCCCGGAGATACTGTGCAGTGGGTGAATAATAAACTCGCTCCCCACAATGTTGTCTTTGACAACAAGAAA is a window encoding:
- a CDS encoding translation initiation factor IF-2 codes for the protein MGFADLSIAEIAADYNLSVEEVFQLCDRLGIAYKTEKTRLALEDAKAIMSKILSQRQHSDTDGGDSLA
- the psbV gene encoding photosystem II cytochrome c-550, whose amino-acid sequence is MLKRYIWLAVATVFFTFQLVVSSASALELDEATRTVKLNEQGEQVTLSLKQVKEGKRLFNYACAKCHTGGVTKTDFNVGLGPNDLALATPPRDSIASLVDYMKHPTTYDGETNIAELHPAIESADIFAEMRNLTEDDLYAIAGHILLQPKVVGEQWGGGKAVR
- the petE gene encoding plastocyanin — its product is MKFMAAISRRMAVVLSAILLIVGSFVLSASPAAAETYTVKMGSDNGGLKFVPANVTIKPGDTVQWVNNKLAPHNVVFDNKKVPNGDKDLATKLSHPKLLNKAGDTYETTFPADAAAGTYTYFCQPHQGAGMIGKITVEG